The genome window CTGGGTGAACTCGAGGCCGGTAAGTTCGAAGAACTTTTCCCAACCGATGCGCTCAATCCAGTCACCGAGACGCTCGTATTTCATAGCGTTGTCAGCGTAGATATCAATGATGTGTTTGATTTTCTCAGTGAGTGTAGGCCAACGAGGAGTTTCGTTAGGAATGTACGCTACTACTACTTTAGAGAACTTAGGCTGGGAGATACGGTTAGAAACCTTACCACCAACCATGATTACAACGCCGTCGCCTTCACCATCAGAGATAGGAAGAGCTGGACACATAGTGTAGCAGTTACCACAGTACATGCAACGCTCGTTCTTAATAGCGATGGTGTTAACTTTTTTACCGTCGAGTTCAACCTTGGTAGGACGAACAGCAGCGGTAGGACAAGAAGCAACTGCGAGAGGAATCTCACAAAGCTGATCAGTCCACTCGTGGTCGATCATTGGTGGCTTACGGTGAATACCAACAATACCGATGTCGGAGCAGTGTACAGCACCACACATGTTGAGACAACATGCGAGAGCGATACGAACTGGTGCAGGCAGACGGTGATCCTGGAAGTCAGAGAAAACTGTATCCATTACAGCTTTTACTGGACCGGATGCGTCAGTTGCTGGGGTGTGGCAGTGTACCCAACCCTGAGTGTGAACGATGTTGGAAATACCAGCGCCAGTACCACCTACAGGGAATTTGCTTGAGCCACCATCAAATTTACGAGAAGCAAGATCTTCTTTAAGAGCAGCTACTTTGTCTTCGCTGTCTGTCATAAATTCAATGTTGTTACGAGTAGTAAAGCGGAGGTAGCCGTCACAATGTTTGTCAGCAATTTCGCAGATTTCGCGAATGTGTGTAACAGACATAAGACGTGCAGCACCTACACGAACGGTAAATACTTTATCACCGGATTCACCAACGTGAACCAATACACCAGGCTCGAGGATTTCGTGGTATGCCCACTTACCTTTGTTAGCCTTGATTACTGGAGGAAGGAATTCGGTGAATTCACGAGGGCCAATATCGGTGATACGGCCTTCCATTGGTTTAGCTGGATTGTAACCAGAAGAGATGAATGCCATGTTATCGTACTCCTCTTCTTAGCGCTGGTGGCGCTTACGGTATTCGTTGATGTCACGGTCCCAACCGCCAGGTACTTCGTCTTCTTTGAAGAAGATGTACGGGTTGTGACGAGGTTCCTGAACGTTGTGAGCAGTCGGAGTCTGACCAGTAACTTCGAGGAGTTTCTGGAGAGAGAGACGACGCATGGTTTCACCAAGACGTTCACGGTTTTTACCTTCTTCCATCCACCAGTCCCAAATGTTTTCAACAACTTCTTTGATTTCGTCGAAATCGCCGGAAGCTTCAACAAAAGGAACTACGAGGGAAGACATCTGTGCACCGTCGAGGATAGGAGCTTTCGCACCACAGAGGATGGAAGCACCACGTTCGTCACCGATACGCAGAGCACGAGGCATGGTGTTGATGCAGTGCATACAACGAACACATTCGGAACGATCGATAGCGAGTTTGCCACCTTCCCACTTCATAGCAGCGGAAGGACAACGGTTGATAACTTCAGCTTCGATGTCAAATGCACCCCAATCTTTACCGGAGTGTGCGCCTGCGTTTGGCTTAAATTCGCCAGCAACGTAAGCAGCTACAGCTTCCTGATCGATTTTGATGCTGTCTTTCCAAGTACCAACAACTGAGAAGTCGGAGCGAGCCATAGCAGCTACACAACCGTTAGGACAGCCGTCGAACTTGAATTTGAACTTGTATGGGAACGCTGGACGGTGAAGTTCGTCCTGGTATTCCATGGTCAAGTTGTAAGAAGCAGCCTGGGTGTCGTAACAAGCGTATTCACAACGGGACTCGCCGAGACAAGCAGCAGGAGTACGCAGGTTAGAACCGGAACCACCAAGGTCGTTGTTGAGATCGTGGGTGATTTCCCAGAAGATCTCTTCGAGCTGAGGAGTGGTAGTACCGAGAAGTACGATGTCACCAGTTGCGCCGTGCATGTTGGTAAGACCGGAACCACGGAGATCCCAGATGTCACAGAGCTGACGGAGGAAATCAGTGGTGTAGTATTTACCAGCTGGCTGGTTAACACGTACGGTGTGGAAATGTGCAACGCCAGGGAACTGTTCTGGCTGGTCACAGTAACGACCAATAACACCACCACCGTAACCGAATACGCCTACGATGCCGCCGTGTTTCCAGTGAGTTTCACCGTCGTTGTAAGAAAGTTCCAGAACACCGAGGAGATCGTCAGGACAATCTACAGGGATCTGGTAATCAAGACCTTTAGGGTTGGCAGCACGGTTAGCTGCTTCCTGCTTAATGTCGGATACAAAACTCGGCCATGGGCCGGTTTCGAGCTGATCCAACAGAGGAGTTGCGTGTTTCGCCATTACCTTACCTCCACAAAAAGTTGGTATGTGTTTTTACACCAGACACTTTCCATCCCACCGCAGGCGATCTGAAGAGCGGTCAAGATGGACGCACCTTACAAGGAGTAAATCTGGTCTAAGATATTATTCCTGAAAAAGGGCGTGATTTTTTGGACAAAGTTAACTCTTGCTAGAAAGAACGCCTCACTTTGTCAAGGGGATTTCATAAGTTTATGTATAGTCTTCCCTATTTCTAAGGTGCAGAAAAACAACGCAAACTCTTCGTTACATGCTGACAATTTAAGTTTGCAGGTGGGTAGTAACATAACGAACTTTCATAAGAAGAAAGGGTATATTTATATGCGTTATTTTTTTCACAAACACCTTTTTCTGATAAAAAATAAAAATAGAAAAAAACTAAATTTGTTGTAAACGGATTTTTAGAATTCGTACGTTATAGAATGCAGCTTGCAGACTTGACCTCGCAGCGTAAATGAGGTCAAAGCCACACAAGAACACTGTGAGGTATGTTATGAAAGATCAGCTTGGACATTACTACTATCCTGCACCGAACGATAAGAAAACACGCGTGTATGTGCGCTACAATGCCGATGACGTGGAGTTTCGTCTGTGGCGTGCAGATAATGAGCAAGTGTGGGATCAGCATGGGTGGGTTCCATATGAAGCCATTAAGCAAGCAGCAGAAATGTATAAAGGAATGGGACGCGATGCCGACCCGATGCTTTTTTATGATATATCTGTTGCCAAAGTTTTGCTTAACGAAAATTAAGAGCTTTAGCGGCTGCGCGGAACATTGATATGCGGTTAAGATGATTTCGTATGATCGAAATTTGTAGAAAATAGAAGCAGGTGTATACGATGCTGTATGCACCCTTTTTCTAGTTTTTTGTGAACTGCCTATTCTTTTAATTTTAATGAAAAAATTTCGCTGACAGTCGTATTGCGTTTTTTGTACAGGTAGCGGCAAGCTCTGAATTTTCAGAACTTGCCGCTATTTTTTGTGCTAAATATTTGCTGCATGCATTTGCTGTTATATAATGTTAGACTGTGGTTAGATTGAGGCTGCTAGATGCGATAAATCAGAAGCTGCACACAGACTATACCCACCTTCATATGTGCAGTGACACTTCATTTAGATAGCCAATGAGTTCTTGTGGTTGGTTCATTATATCCTCTTGTATCGAGCAATAAGGATATTGTGCGCCACTCAGTTTTGCCTTTTTTGTAAAATTGTGTATTGTGACCGATGCAAAAAGAGATGAGGTGATCATGTCCCGCCGATGGATTGAAGCTAATAGAGAAGAGTTTGCACGCGATATTATGCGTGATTTCTGTATGGTATCGAATATTCTCGAAGAGCAATTTGCACGCTTTGCAGATTCCGGTGCGGTTTCGTTTACACAAGTGCGAGACTTGCTGGGCAGCACTATGAATAAGGGGCTGCTCTGGCGTCTTAAAGATACAGCTCACCACTTGCTCAGAACAGATGCACAGGCTCCTGTAGTAGCAAAAGCCTTGGACTGGGCAATAAGCTATGTGTTTCACGAATGCATTAAGCTTAAAGAGGATGCCTACCAGCAGCAGCACTATGCGCCCATGTTTTTAGCACTGGAGCGACCAGCTGCTGAGAATGGCATACAGGATGTTGTGGAACCTTTCTCACAGCTGCTGGGGGAAACCCGCGAAAGTATGTCGCGAGAGGTTGCACGTATCGAGTTTCTGCTTACACGCTGCAAGGCTCTTTTTTGTATCTACTGTGCACATCACAAGCAAAATCTATTACTCGCACGTTTGTTTTTTTCTCGTAACGAACTTGTGCGAAACGTATTCGGCGAAGATTATAACACGCTCATATCTTCTATTTATGGAACGGTGCCAGAAGAGATGTATATTCTGGCAGCAGAAGGGCTTTCGGAAGGAGGACGCCTGGATGAGGCGTTAGAGGCAGCTATAGAAGCAACGCAGATTAACTCTGCATGTACCAGAGCTGCTACAGTGCGCCAACACATTGAAGAATTGATAAGGGATTCGTCTCCAAGGAGGGTAAAGAACTGTGACCTTGTTTCATCTAAACCGCGCGACATCGAAGCTTAAGCTCGAAAATCTTGAGCAAGGTGAGTACTTCCGCGATCTGTATCCATACAAACAGATCAGCCGTATCGCATTTGATGATGTTTTAGTAGCTCCGCGACCCGCAGAGCCTATGTTCATCACCGATACGACATTTCGTGATGGTCAGCAGGCAAGACCTCCGTACACGGTAAAACAAATCGAAACAATTTATGACATGCTCTACAGGCTTGGGGGCAGAAGCGGACTTATCCGTGCTTCCGAGTTTTTCATGTATTCAGACAAAGACAAACGCGCCATTGATGCCTGCCGGTCAAGAGGCTACAAATATCCGGAAATTACCGGATGGATTCGTGCCCATAAAGATGACTTGAAGATAGCTAAGAGTATGGAGTTTAGAGAAGTAGGCATGCTTACTTCTGTTTCTGACTACCATATTTATCTTAAGCTTGGGCTTGATCGTGAAAAGGCAATGCGTAACTACCTTGAGGTAGTGGAGCAGGCGCTGGCATGGGGTATTTCTCCTCGTTGCCATTTTGAGGATATCACCCGTGCCGATATTCACGGTTTTTGTCTGCCATTTGCTGAAAAATTGATGGAGCTTTCCCGCCAGAGCGGGCTTCCAGTCAAAATACGCATGTGCGATACAATGGGCTACGGTGTGCCGTACACGGGTGCAACTCTTCCTCGTTCGGTTCCGCGTATCGTCCGTGCATTTACGGATGAAGCCGGTGTGCCTGGAGACTGGCTGGAATGGCACGGACACAACGACTTTCACAAAACACTCGTTAATGCTGTAACCGCATGGCTGTATGGATGTGGTGGTGCTAACGGAACTTTGCTCGGCTTTGGTGAACGCACCGGTAACTCGCCTATTGAGGCTCTTATTATCGAATACATTTCACTTACCGGTGATGATGAAGCTGCTGATACCCGTGTAATCAGTGAAGTCGGCGAATATTTCGAAAAAGAACTGGAATACAACGTCGCGGATAACTATCCGTTTGTAGGGCGTGACTTTAATGCGACCAGTGCTGGTATCCACGTTGATGGACTCGCTAAAAACGAAGAAATCTACAATGTGTTTGATACAACTCGTCTTCTGAATCGTCCTGTACCAATCATTATTACTGACAAGTCCGGTAGAGCCGGAGTCGCCTACTGGATTAACCAGACTCTCAAGCTTACAGGCGATAGCGAAGTTTCTAAGCGTCACCCAGCAGTAGGTAAGGTCTACAATCGTATTTTGGAAGCCTACGAGAAAGGTCGCTCAACTTCTATTTCTAATAAAGAAATGGAACGCCTTGTGCGCCGGTACATGCCGGAAATGTTCCGCACTGACTTCGATAACCTTAAAGAAGTTGCCCACAACCTTGCTGCTCAGATTATTTCCGAGCTGTCATTTGACTGCAACGTGATTCTTGCAAAAGAAAACTACCGCTGCCTGACGGAGTTTGTTCAGCAGTATCCGTTTATTCAGTATTTGTATCTGACTGACAATGAAGGTGGGCTTATCGCGTCTAAAATTACGGATATGCGATTTGTCGAAAAGTATGAGGAGCTTGGAATCGGCTTCGATTTCTCATCCAGAGAGTGGTTTAAGCAACCTGTGCAGACTGGTAAGCTGCATATCACCAACTTGTATACATCACATTTTACCGGACAGCTTATTTTGACTGTATCTGCTCCGGTAACAGACAATGATGATAATATTACCGGTGTAATTGGTGCTGACATAATGCTTGAGCAGCTTTTGCAACGAGAATGCGAGCTAGAAGAGAAAAACAATATCGAAGCATTTTGTTAGAGAACGTAAAGACTAGAAAAGAACGCATGTTGCCCCTTGCAGCATGCGTTCTTTTAATATTATAGCCAACGGGTGTCCTTTTTGTGATGTATTACATTTTAGGAGTATCCGTTGCGAATCCTTATTTTTTCGCTTTGCATTGCATTTGTATTTTCTCTTGTCGGATGCGGTAAAGCCCATATACCTTCGCCGCAAAAATTCTCTACACGATCAAATTCTAACACA of Halodesulfovibrio sp. contains these proteins:
- the dsrB gene encoding dissimilatory-type sulfite reductase subunit beta, with the translated sequence MAFISSGYNPAKPMEGRITDIGPREFTEFLPPVIKANKGKWAYHEILEPGVLVHVGESGDKVFTVRVGAARLMSVTHIREICEIADKHCDGYLRFTTRNNIEFMTDSEDKVAALKEDLASRKFDGGSSKFPVGGTGAGISNIVHTQGWVHCHTPATDASGPVKAVMDTVFSDFQDHRLPAPVRIALACCLNMCGAVHCSDIGIVGIHRKPPMIDHEWTDQLCEIPLAVASCPTAAVRPTKVELDGKKVNTIAIKNERCMYCGNCYTMCPALPISDGEGDGVVIMVGGKVSNRISQPKFSKVVVAYIPNETPRWPTLTEKIKHIIDIYADNAMKYERLGDWIERIGWEKFFELTGLEFTQHLIDDFRDHAYYTWRQTTQFKF
- the dsrA gene encoding dissimilatory-type sulfite reductase subunit alpha → MAKHATPLLDQLETGPWPSFVSDIKQEAANRAANPKGLDYQIPVDCPDDLLGVLELSYNDGETHWKHGGIVGVFGYGGGVIGRYCDQPEQFPGVAHFHTVRVNQPAGKYYTTDFLRQLCDIWDLRGSGLTNMHGATGDIVLLGTTTPQLEEIFWEITHDLNNDLGGSGSNLRTPAACLGESRCEYACYDTQAASYNLTMEYQDELHRPAFPYKFKFKFDGCPNGCVAAMARSDFSVVGTWKDSIKIDQEAVAAYVAGEFKPNAGAHSGKDWGAFDIEAEVINRCPSAAMKWEGGKLAIDRSECVRCMHCINTMPRALRIGDERGASILCGAKAPILDGAQMSSLVVPFVEASGDFDEIKEVVENIWDWWMEEGKNRERLGETMRRLSLQKLLEVTGQTPTAHNVQEPRHNPYIFFKEDEVPGGWDRDINEYRKRHQR
- a CDS encoding cache domain-containing protein; translated protein: MTLFHLNRATSKLKLENLEQGEYFRDLYPYKQISRIAFDDVLVAPRPAEPMFITDTTFRDGQQARPPYTVKQIETIYDMLYRLGGRSGLIRASEFFMYSDKDKRAIDACRSRGYKYPEITGWIRAHKDDLKIAKSMEFREVGMLTSVSDYHIYLKLGLDREKAMRNYLEVVEQALAWGISPRCHFEDITRADIHGFCLPFAEKLMELSRQSGLPVKIRMCDTMGYGVPYTGATLPRSVPRIVRAFTDEAGVPGDWLEWHGHNDFHKTLVNAVTAWLYGCGGANGTLLGFGERTGNSPIEALIIEYISLTGDDEAADTRVISEVGEYFEKELEYNVADNYPFVGRDFNATSAGIHVDGLAKNEEIYNVFDTTRLLNRPVPIIITDKSGRAGVAYWINQTLKLTGDSEVSKRHPAVGKVYNRILEAYEKGRSTSISNKEMERLVRRYMPEMFRTDFDNLKEVAHNLAAQIISELSFDCNVILAKENYRCLTEFVQQYPFIQYLYLTDNEGGLIASKITDMRFVEKYEELGIGFDFSSREWFKQPVQTGKLHITNLYTSHFTGQLILTVSAPVTDNDDNITGVIGADIMLEQLLQRECELEEKNNIEAFC